TAAAAAGTGAAATGTATTTTTAAAACAGTGAGTGCTATAATTATATAACGAACAAGTTGTATTTGTTTTTGGATGCTGTATAAAATTATATGTGCTActtaaataatatttatattactTTTGCAATTAGGTGAGTTCTATAGCCCACTTTTGTGTTTTTAATGTTTTGGGAAAATATACGTGCTTAAACGCTTTCAAACGATGTTAGGCTTATGTGTGTGGTCGAAAACAATTTGACGAATGATTCATATGCCTAGATGTAATTTTAATTTGTTTTGAAGCTTCGTGCGTAGCTAGTTCTTGTGGGTACAACATTTTATGGATGGTGATTGCATGTGGGGAGTAACCGAATGAcgcatttgtttttgttttgttttttttttcggtaACATAACAGACTAAgtaaaaaatcatataaaaataaaacaaacacttATTTTAATGAATATTTTGAAGTCTTCACTTTATTTattgagttaactgtcattttcgtctctgtgatttggtaaaaaatgacacttcagtccaaaaaaagTTTACGCTAGTTCCGTCTTTAACATTTTTTAAACGTGTCATTTCAGTCTAAAAAGATAACGCCTTACGCCAGTTTCGCCTTCAACGTTTTAACGGCGCGTTATCTTTTTGGACTGAATTGACACGTTTAAAAAATGTTGATGATGGAACTAGCATATATTTACTTTTAAACTGAAGTTTCAACAAATCCGAAAATTACAATTAACTCTTATTTATTCCATCaccttttttctttaaaaaaaaaaaaagaaaaacgcAAAGTTTCCATGTGATTTGTTTGATGGAGCAAAGAGTTGGGAGACGTAAGCGAGTGCTGTTGCTTTCGCTTTCAGCTGCGGGGGTGACGGAAGCAGGGGTATTACTTTTGCTGGCGTTTCCACGTTAAGGGGTCTAGATGACGTCACCTACCATTATCACTGGGTCCCACCATTTCCATGTGATTCTGACCCTACCCTCCAACATTAACGGTTTTCACGCGCCCTTCCTTTCAACGCTCTCCTTCTAACCATCATTTTATATCATCATCCTATCATGGCCCTCAGAGAGACCTGTGTTTTAAGACTAGAGGGTATGGGGAGACCCATCTCCATAAGGATGGGCCGACACGTAAGCGTCACATCACTGGCTCATGAAGGATGGGTCTCCTTCACTTTTGAGAGAGTGGAGGATGGGGCCCCACTtaatttataaaaacaattaaaatatataatttatttgattatttagagagagaaagagagagaggagagagaaagaggagagagagagagagagattaagGCCCGTCGAGTTCGTTTGTGGGCTGTCGGTCAAGCCGGGACGGGgcgaggggggcggtgtgggggaccggcgccgggcctCGCCGGGCCTAAGTCGGCCCCCATACCGCGTAGTCTAAGTGACTCAGTTTCAATTCATGCTTTCTCTATCAGTATATGCGGCGCCTTGTGATAATGGGAGACTAGGCGGTGACCGATAGTTCAATCTTTGAACTGAGCGAGTTTTACCTCACTGCACTGTCGTGCCTTCAGACGAGTATTCACGTGCTTCGACCCTAGGTTAGGGTTTTCCGCAGTTCAGGGGCGAATGTATCTCGATACGGTGAATTTAGCTAGTAACCTATTTAGACGATtcgttagccgttcaaaaaagaAATTTACAACTATTACTaatgattattattattcttatctTTTTGAACGtcattttttttaacaattaaCAAAAGCTCAATTATATGGGTAAATCTTGCGGTAAAAGACGCCCACGTCCGCAAACATAGACGGCATTTGTGACCTTGTCAGCTACCATTCCAGATAAAACCTATCGTGGAAGGCCCACCGTGGTAAAACCCATAGCTCAACCCGGAGAAATTTTTGATCCAGACAAACTCGAACACAAGACCTCCGGTTtaaaaggtcatgatgctattgaTGCACAATACTACCAAAGTGTCATTATTGGTTGAACGACATTTATTTGTTCTTAATAAACATAAACACATAGTATTTCGTTTGGACCAACTGCTTTGTTAATGTAATGATTAAATTTGATTTGACGCTAAAGTcataagagttaaatgccattttagtctctgtAGATTGGGTCATTTTGACAGTTTAAtccaaatgttttattttttgtctGTGAGTGCAAAAAGGTTTTACCATTGTCATTTTAGCCCACTGTGTTAACTTCatcaattttttctgttaacgggaaaggcaattcggtcattgtatatggccgaattgcctttTTAGTTAACATAATTACACATAAAATGACAGAATTGTTcttctcattaacagaaaaaatggattaAGTTAGCCAAATAGATTAAAATGGCAATAGTGAAATCTTTTTAGACCTACATgagaaaaataaaacctttggactaaactgtcaaaatggcccaaaccatagGGATTAAAATGGTATTTAATTATAAAgttaaattataattataaatttatTAAATAGAGAATGCTGAGAACGTTAACATTGTCCACATGTTAGacatttttttccttttctaGCTTATTCATAGTgtttagggtgaagggggtgctcacctaataggtgagtcccctctcttacgtcaaaccaatccccgtgtgccacgtcaagtcccctcttaaactcccctaacaccccaatttgatggcgccactcccctcttaggtgaattggttttttttaaaaaaaaaaaaaaaaaaaaaagaaagaaaatacCTGATTggtcactccctctctctctcctccctctctcttcggTGAGCCGCTACCGCCCTCTTAACCTCTCTCTAACTCACCGACAGGTCGGCGGCACCCCCCAATTCGGCGAAACCCCTCCCCGCTTGCCCTCCCCGAAGACGCCCCTCTCACCCTTATATAGAACTGAATTTGAATTCATGTTATGTTATTATTAGCTTTGGTAAATTGATCAGGTGTCTGACAGTATACGGGTTAGACGTTGATTCGTATTGTTACTTTAAAAGGTAATGGAAGGGAAAAACaaatttctgttttattttccATCGATATTTTAGTTTCTATCAAATTTTATATTGTCTCTCCATATATATTGTTTAGGCCAGGTTAAGCCTGCCAAACGAACGAAAACAACGTGTGTAGCACCCTCCATccttaaaagaaataataataaaaaagaatcAAGTGGTGTTACAATAAAAATAAGAGTTTGAGTTGACGTAAAAGGTTAACAGTGGCGCGTGCAAAACACACACCTCAAATAAAAGTAAGAAAATGATAGTCTCTACGTTTACTTTTAGACCACGGTGTGGGCATGGGTTGAGGTGGGGATGCCAAGCAACGCCGACTAAATCAAACTGGGTCAGTGTTGGCCACGGCGTTGCCCAATTGGCATGGGTTTAAAGCCTAGCAGGGGGAGGTAAGTTGGCTGGTGAGATAGaaccgttgggctagccgtttggCATAGCCATTGACCAACGGCTATTAAAAAATATTTCTTTTACTTATATTCTATAGAAAtcaaacaagtcttactaatttTTTACTATTCAAAAAGTCAAAAACCACTACCAACCTCCAAAAATGTATATATACAATTGATTTTTCAAGTTCAAGCGATTCGTATAATAGATTTGTTTTGTCATCCTCATCTGACGACGGGACGGAAATATTATTAACAGTGACAATGGTCGTGAAAGCTATTGTTGAAGATTCAAATAAAGGGACTTCACAACCACAACCAAAACAGAAAAAGTATATTGTTCGTGAACGCAAAACCGCAAACGATTTGCTGATAAGCGATTGTTCTCACCCGAACCAACGTATGATGAAAGAATGTTTAGGCGTCACTTTCGTATGAGTAAACttttatttttaagaatatcAAAAGATTTAGAGGATAATTATGTTTTTTTCGACAAAcacaattgattttttttttcttttttttttttttttttgtggtgaAGCCCACAACTATTATGTGTGTCGGGCAATGCCCAAAACCCAAACCCCACCACCATTATGTTAGGGTGGGCGGGGCGTAATTCGGGGAGTGCCGCGGGGAGGGTTTTCACCGATTAGGTGGGTGGCGCCGTTAAATCGGTGAGGTAGAGAGAGGGTCGAAACCGGTGGGCTGTCACCGATGGAGGAGAGGGGAAAGGTGGTGGGGCCAGCccactttcaaccaatcaaagcttttctttgtttttttttttttttttgaataaaaaaataaggggagttaagaggggagtggcgccatcaaatgggggtgttaggggagtttaagaggagagttgacgtggcacacggggattggtttggcgtaagagaggggactcacctattaggtgagcaccccctacACCCTTATGATGTAATATGAATCTCGCCACAATCTTCCATTTATAACCAACCCCCATCCCTCTCTCCAACACCaccccttctctctctctctaaccctCACCGGAGATATGCACGGCGCCCACACCCACCGTCTCCGATCCTCCGGCGGCGTCCGCCTCGAACTCACCCCCACAACCACCTCTCCTCTTTCCATCGACACCTCCGAATCCACCGAAATGAGGATCCAGCGACTCATAACTGAAAATCCGGTAATAATATTCAGCCGGTCGTCTTGCTGCATGTGCCACGTCATGAAACGTCTGCTTTCGTCACTCGGTGTCCACCCCACCGTCATCGAGCTGGAGGAGGACGAGATCCACGCGCTCTCCGTGTCGCTCCCCGACGGCGGAGCAGAGGCGGAGACCGTTGCTCCGGCGGTGTTTATTGGTGGTGCGCGTGTTGGTGGCTTGGAAACCCTCGTCGGACTTCACTTGAGTGGCCACCTTGTTCCAATGCTTGTGGAAGTTGGTGTTTTGGTCTTGTAACTCAAAGGGTAGTTtcgtaattttatatatagttttcaattttttttataatttcttTATGCAATGATCTTATTTTTCTAATTGTAAAAATGCAAGATTAAGATCTATGGTACAATTATGTATGCACAATGTACATGTTATGAAAAATGGATGAAATATTGAAATCTCAACCCTCATTGAGTCAATACGCATGTTATTGTAAAAAAGAATTTTTATAGGATCGCGGATCTTACTCTAAATGTAAATGCGTGTATTTTAAGAAGAATGATATTTGTGTTAATTTAAgtatactttgattttttttattaatcgAATAAAGTTTGGCGCCGTATTATTCTAACATTAAGGAAATTGTAAAGTTTTAGTAATTGTTGTAAGTGGTTGAGCATACGTTTGTAATAAGATGTGAATTTATGAGGTTACACATAATAGCAAGATTCATATCAAGCTGAAAGCAATAAGATGTGAATTTATGATGTAAATTTAGTCAACAAAGTAGTATAAAGATCTTTTTATACTAGAAAAATTAAATAAGAGCTATATTCTTTTTCTATTTTGATTTAAATGAAATGTTAGGGTTATGATGTAAATTTAGACAACAAAGTAGTTAAATATCTTTAATACTAGAAAAAGTTAACAACAACTATATTTTTTAGATTTAAATGAAACGTTAGTATTACAAGTTTATTCCTCTTTCACATTTTCAACCATATTTAAATTCATATATGTAATACAAAATTTTGGCACCACATAAATCCTAACAATTAATTGAAAAGCAACAAATTGTGAGCTTTTCACATTCTTATAAAGAGTTTTTTATGTGCATGTATTTAGAAAACTATAAATACATCTGTTTTGAAGCCAAAAATCTTGTATGTACATGCCCATGTGCAAGCTTCAAAAACTTATATGGTTGCTTTTAATGTATTTTTTACCCATAATACTAACTAATTTTTTAACTAACAATCTTCTATACCTCAATACCATATAACTTTGTACTTGTCAAAATTGTATTTGTCAAAATTTGTTCGTAGTTCACTTTTGTAGAGAACAAACAATATACCACTTAATCATAGAAATTAATAACTTTAATATTATCTAAAAGTTTGTAATAGAAGTTGTATTGTTTCTTTCAATTATCAAACGCTATTCGTTTTGCAATGTGTATATGTAGATTCAAACACATCTTCAATCTTGCGAAACCACCTAATATTTATACGATCAATTGTTTTCGACTAAATATATGTGTCTGCCTTTCATATGATTTTATTTATTCAAATTAGTTAAGCAACCAGTTAATTTATCCATAATTCTTAGTTCCTTACATCATCTCAATTAATGATTTTATTAGAAATAATTCAACTCTATTTTTATATTTCTTTATATTCATTAATTATGAATTTATGCATTGATACATATGTATAACTATTGACATTTTTTTGGGTGACCATCAATATTCACAAAATTAAAATCACTATAAGGTAATTTATTCAACTTCAATTTATTAGGGCATCCGGGGCGTTTACTAGATGGAACAAGGGTTTGGGTTGGGCGGGTTCAATTAGAACACCTCGCACCCTCAGTCCTCACCCCCATCACGTGTGGTGAGATTTAACCCAGGTTGATAAACCCGTTCAAGATGGTGAAAGAAAGTTTGAGGTATTTCTTAGAAAAAAGTGCGAGTTCAAGAGATAAATTAGAACACTGCCCAAGAGCTTTgaccaccccaccccccccccccttccgaGGTCAATTAATCATAGAAGTAAAAAGGGGTTCAAATGAAAGTCCATTTAAATATAAGGGTCTAAGTTGTTAAAACTACAAAATATAGGATACTACTACCACATGTCCAGTGTCCACGTTACTATGAATCAATTTGCACGTTTTTTTTCCAAAGTTAATTACATCAACATTGTTTCTTGTAAAGACACTAGTAGCACCATACTTGAAATCATGATCAGAATTACTATTCTGTTTATATCTCTTATAAAACTTTTATCTCTTCTTATATATAGTATTTATACAATTTCTCACTACTTGAATCATATAATACTGTCCACTGTTTTTTTAAATTTACCAATATTTCATTGTCAAGTTAATGCCTTTGACT
The Helianthus annuus cultivar XRQ/B chromosome 6, HanXRQr2.0-SUNRISE, whole genome shotgun sequence genome window above contains:
- the LOC110865088 gene encoding glutaredoxin-C6, with product MHGAHTHRLRSSGGVRLELTPTTTSPLSIDTSESTEMRIQRLITENPVIIFSRSSCCMCHVMKRLLSSLGVHPTVIELEEDEIHALSVSLPDGGAEAETVAPAVFIGGARVGGLETLVGLHLSGHLVPMLVEVGVLVL